Proteins encoded by one window of Silvibacterium dinghuense:
- a CDS encoding bifunctional nuclease family protein encodes MEIEMKIRGLMVDPSTHMPIVLLKDPGSETLLPIWVGLYEANAIALEIEKSQPTRPLTHDLLRELVRSLNAKVLRVVVTELRDDTFYAVIWMEQNGEIIALDARPSDALALAMRTDCPIYVDESVLLAAKVLPNPAEQASSQDVRKWLENLNDEDLGRYKM; translated from the coding sequence ATGGAAATTGAGATGAAGATCCGCGGACTGATGGTCGATCCTTCGACTCACATGCCTATCGTGCTGCTCAAGGATCCCGGCAGTGAGACCTTGCTGCCCATATGGGTCGGCCTTTATGAGGCGAATGCCATCGCACTCGAAATAGAAAAGTCGCAGCCAACGCGTCCTCTGACACACGATCTCCTCCGCGAGCTGGTGCGCAGCCTGAACGCTAAAGTTCTGCGTGTGGTTGTGACCGAACTGCGTGATGACACCTTCTACGCGGTCATCTGGATGGAGCAGAATGGCGAGATCATCGCTCTCGATGCGCGTCCGTCGGATGCCCTGGCCCTGGCCATGCGTACGGATTGCCCTATCTACGTCGATGAAAGCGTGCTGCTGGCAGCGAAAGTCCTTCCCAATCCTGCCGAACAGGCGTCCTCTCAGGATGTCCGGAAATGGCTGGAAAATCTTAACGACGAAGATCTTGGCCGCTATAAGATGTAG